A window of the Bacteroides thetaiotaomicron VPI-5482 genome harbors these coding sequences:
- a CDS encoding DUF5107 domain-containing protein, with protein sequence MVKAWREKVVIPTYEVGKPEKNPIFLEKRVYQGSSGVVYPYPVIESMSDEKVDKEYEAIFIENEYIKVMILPELGGRVQMAYDKIRERHFIYYNHVIKPALVGLAGPWISGGIEFNWPQHHRPSTYMPVDTTIEENADGSVTVWVNEMERMFHQKGMAGFTLRPGHAFLEIKGVLYNRTEVPQTFLWWANPAVAVNDYYQSVFPPDINAVFDHGKRAVSSFPIATGTYYRMDYSAGVDISNYKNIKVPTSYMAVNSRYNFEGGYENDTCAGMLHVANHHISPGKKQWTWGNGDFGRAWDRNLTDEDGPYIELMAGVYTENQPDFTWLQPYEEKSFVQYFLPYRELGVVKNASKDLLMNIEPEGEKEVRFKIFATSKQVVNVVLKGDDGKVYYSRQVTITPEELLNETVDVAGEKLNKLNLEITANGKELLYWHAEPDEVKPIPDAAEAALLPEEIKTTEQLYLTGLHLEQYRHATYNPVDYYEEALRRDPIDVRSNNALGLWYIRKGRFRKAEQYLLTAVKTLQKRNPNPCDGEPIYNLGLALKYQGRYNEAYDRFYKSCWNAAWQDAGYFACAQIATMQGRLEDALDEVDRSLIRNWHNHKARALKTTILRQMGKAEEALQVIEDSLAIDKFNFGCRYEKYLITNAAEDLLTLRAMMRGEAHNYDEIALDYCAAGCWTEAASLWNVAIAEGSVTPMTYYYLGWCLVQGKLSGAEQAFADAANACPDYCFPNRLEAILALQCAMEQNPNDAKAPYYLGNLYYDKRQYDLALEAWETSAGLDDKFATIWRNLALANFNKKDEEATAIEYMERAFQLDTTDARVLMELDQLYKRVRRPHSERLAFLQQYPELIAQRDDLVLEEITLLNQTGEYEKAKTLLDAHIFHPWEGGEGKVPGQYQFARVELAKKALEAGNYSEAVSLLAECLEYPHHLGEGKLHGAQENDFYYFMGCAYEGLGQNDKAVECWEQAIVGPTEPAAAMYYNDAKPDKIFYQGLALLKLNRMDEANGRFHKLTTYGEKYLFDKVKMDYFAVSLPDLLIWEDDLTIRNVIHCKYMMALGYWGLNEKEKSVRLLSEVERLDINHQGIQAFRSLIG encoded by the coding sequence ATGGTAAAAGCATGGAGAGAAAAGGTTGTAATTCCTACTTATGAAGTAGGTAAACCGGAAAAGAATCCTATTTTCCTGGAGAAACGTGTCTACCAGGGCAGTAGTGGGGTAGTTTATCCTTATCCTGTCATCGAATCGATGTCCGATGAAAAAGTAGATAAGGAATACGAAGCTATCTTTATTGAAAACGAATACATCAAGGTGATGATTCTGCCCGAGTTAGGCGGTCGTGTACAAATGGCTTATGATAAGATCAGGGAACGTCATTTTATTTATTACAATCACGTGATTAAACCTGCATTGGTGGGGCTGGCAGGTCCGTGGATTTCGGGAGGTATTGAGTTTAATTGGCCTCAGCATCATCGTCCCAGTACTTATATGCCTGTAGATACGACGATTGAAGAAAATGCTGACGGCAGCGTCACTGTATGGGTGAACGAAATGGAACGGATGTTTCATCAGAAAGGGATGGCGGGCTTCACGCTTCGTCCGGGACATGCTTTTCTCGAAATAAAAGGGGTGCTCTACAACCGTACCGAAGTGCCGCAAACCTTCCTGTGGTGGGCGAATCCTGCCGTAGCGGTGAACGACTACTATCAGAGTGTATTTCCGCCCGACATCAATGCGGTGTTCGATCATGGAAAGCGTGCCGTATCCAGCTTCCCTATAGCAACGGGTACTTATTATAGGATGGACTATTCTGCCGGAGTAGACATTTCGAACTATAAGAATATCAAAGTTCCTACTTCGTATATGGCTGTCAACTCCCGTTACAACTTTGAGGGTGGCTACGAAAACGACACTTGTGCAGGTATGCTTCATGTGGCAAATCATCATATTTCTCCGGGCAAAAAGCAATGGACATGGGGAAACGGTGATTTCGGCCGTGCATGGGACCGTAATCTGACTGACGAGGACGGACCTTACATCGAACTGATGGCTGGTGTCTATACCGAGAACCAACCGGACTTTACATGGCTGCAACCTTACGAAGAAAAGAGCTTCGTACAGTACTTCCTGCCTTACCGTGAACTGGGAGTGGTGAAGAATGCAAGCAAAGATTTGTTGATGAACATAGAACCGGAAGGTGAAAAGGAGGTACGTTTCAAGATATTCGCAACATCTAAGCAGGTGGTTAATGTAGTGCTGAAAGGTGACGATGGAAAAGTGTATTATAGCAGGCAAGTGACCATTACTCCGGAAGAACTATTGAATGAAACGGTAGACGTAGCAGGGGAGAAGTTGAACAAACTGAATCTTGAAATCACCGCAAACGGCAAGGAACTGCTTTACTGGCATGCCGAACCGGACGAAGTAAAACCGATTCCGGATGCTGCCGAAGCTGCTTTGTTACCGGAAGAAATAAAAACAACCGAGCAACTCTATCTGACAGGTTTACACCTGGAACAATACAGACACGCCACCTATAATCCGGTAGACTATTACGAAGAAGCCTTGCGCCGTGACCCGATCGATGTACGTAGCAATAATGCACTCGGATTATGGTATATCCGTAAAGGCCGTTTCCGTAAAGCTGAACAATACTTGCTTACGGCAGTGAAGACCTTGCAGAAGCGCAACCCGAACCCGTGTGATGGAGAGCCTATCTATAATCTCGGACTTGCCTTGAAATATCAGGGACGCTATAATGAGGCTTACGACCGTTTCTATAAATCATGCTGGAATGCAGCCTGGCAGGATGCCGGTTATTTTGCCTGTGCTCAGATTGCTACGATGCAAGGACGTCTGGAAGACGCTTTGGACGAAGTGGACCGTTCGCTTATCCGCAACTGGCATAATCATAAGGCACGTGCTCTGAAAACGACCATTCTCCGTCAGATGGGGAAAGCGGAAGAAGCCTTGCAAGTGATTGAAGATTCATTGGCTATTGATAAGTTCAACTTCGGTTGCCGTTATGAGAAGTACCTGATAACCAATGCTGCCGAAGACCTGCTTACTTTAAGGGCGATGATGCGTGGCGAAGCTCACAACTATGATGAAATCGCACTTGATTATTGTGCTGCCGGTTGCTGGACAGAAGCCGCTTCTTTGTGGAATGTAGCTATCGCTGAGGGCAGTGTAACGCCAATGACTTATTATTACTTGGGTTGGTGTCTTGTTCAGGGTAAGTTATCCGGGGCGGAACAGGCATTTGCCGATGCTGCCAACGCTTGTCCGGACTATTGTTTCCCTAACCGCCTGGAAGCCATCCTTGCTTTGCAATGTGCTATGGAACAAAACCCGAATGATGCGAAAGCACCTTATTATCTGGGTAATTTGTACTACGATAAACGTCAGTACGATTTAGCACTCGAAGCATGGGAAACTTCCGCCGGACTGGATGACAAGTTCGCTACGATATGGCGTAATCTGGCTTTGGCTAACTTTAACAAAAAGGATGAAGAAGCAACGGCCATCGAATATATGGAACGTGCTTTCCAACTCGATACGACCGATGCACGTGTGTTGATGGAATTGGATCAGCTCTATAAACGTGTCCGTCGTCCGCATTCCGAACGTCTGGCGTTCTTGCAGCAATACCCCGAATTGATAGCGCAACGTGACGACCTCGTACTGGAAGAGATCACTTTGCTGAATCAGACAGGCGAGTATGAAAAGGCTAAAACGTTACTTGATGCGCATATCTTCCATCCGTGGGAAGGCGGCGAAGGAAAAGTACCGGGACAATATCAGTTTGCCCGTGTGGAACTGGCGAAGAAAGCACTTGAAGCCGGGAATTACAGTGAAGCTGTCTCGTTGCTGGCAGAGTGTCTTGAATATCCGCATCACTTGGGTGAAGGTAAGTTGCACGGTGCACAGGAAAATGATTTCTATTATTTCATGGGTTGCGCTTATGAAGGTCTGGGGCAGAATGACAAAGCGGTGGAATGCTGGGAACAAGCGATTGTCGGTCCTACCGAACCGGCTGCTGCCATGTACTACAATGATGCAAAACCGGATAAAATTTTCTATCAGGGACTGGCTTTGTTGAAACTGAACCGCATGGATGAGGCTAACGGACGCTTCCATAAACTGACAACTTACGGAGAGAAATATCTTTTTGACAAGGTTAAAATGGATTATTTTGCAGTGTCACTACCCGATTTGTTAATATGGGAAGATGACCTGACCATACGAAACGTCATTCACTGCAAATATATGATGGCATTGGGTTATTGGGGATTGAACGAAAAAGAGAAATCCGTTCGGTTGCTGAGTGAGGTAGAAAGATTGGATATCAATCATCAGGGTATTCAGGCTTTTCGTAGTCTGATTGGGTAG
- a CDS encoding RNA polymerase sigma-70 factor, translated as MENNVNQIELKFQRFFISNFPKVKNYAQLLLKSEVDAEDVAQDIFCKLWLQPEIWLDNENELDNYLFIMTRNIILNIFKHQQIEREYQEGYLEKTVLHELIEGEDALNNIYYEEMLLVVRLTLEKMPERRRLIFELSRFKGLSYKEIAEKLNVSIRTVEHQVYLALIELKKVLLFLFFLFSFK; from the coding sequence ATGGAAAATAATGTTAACCAAATTGAGCTGAAGTTTCAGCGTTTTTTTATTTCTAATTTTCCGAAAGTAAAGAATTATGCCCAGCTGTTGCTTAAGTCGGAAGTTGATGCTGAAGATGTTGCTCAAGATATTTTCTGTAAGCTTTGGTTACAACCGGAAATATGGCTTGACAATGAAAATGAATTAGATAACTACCTCTTTATAATGACCAGAAACATTATTCTGAATATCTTCAAGCATCAGCAAATCGAACGGGAATATCAGGAAGGATACCTTGAGAAAACAGTACTTCATGAATTGATAGAAGGGGAAGATGCCCTTAATAATATATATTATGAAGAAATGTTGCTGGTTGTTCGCCTGACTTTGGAAAAAATGCCTGAACGGCGAAGGTTAATATTCGAGCTGAGTCGTTTTAAGGGATTAAGTTATAAAGAAATCGCAGAAAAGCTTAATGTTTCCATCCGTACGGTAGAGCACCAGGTGTATTTAGCACTGATAGAACTAAAAAAAGTGCTTCTATTTTTATTTTTTCTATTTTCCTTTAAGTAG
- a CDS encoding DUF6078 family protein, producing the protein MEEPFDYSQVPFTFGMCAAENCPQASTCLRQIALKHAPANKVFLPIMNPNHIKGIKEKCDYFCSNEKVRYAKGFMCTINALTVRVANTFRYRMIGYLGRKNYYLKRSGKLALTPAEQQWIINTAKELGVIQSEYFDSYIVEYNWDR; encoded by the coding sequence ATGGAAGAACCATTTGATTATTCTCAAGTACCTTTCACATTCGGAATGTGCGCTGCCGAAAATTGCCCGCAAGCCTCGACTTGCCTGCGACAGATAGCTTTAAAACACGCCCCTGCAAACAAAGTTTTTCTGCCAATTATGAATCCAAACCATATAAAGGGCATAAAAGAAAAATGTGACTATTTCTGTTCGAACGAAAAGGTGCGCTACGCCAAAGGATTCATGTGCACAATAAATGCACTCACAGTGCGCGTGGCAAACACGTTCCGCTACCGGATGATCGGATATCTGGGACGTAAAAACTACTACTTGAAACGCAGTGGCAAACTGGCGCTCACTCCCGCCGAGCAGCAATGGATTATAAATACCGCCAAAGAACTGGGAGTCATTCAAAGTGAGTATTTCGACAGTTATATAGTAGAGTATAACTGGGACAGGTAA
- a CDS encoding lactonase family protein — translation MLKTFATICIIGMFTSSCTSKKASRTEGSHEAEQDLTMIVGTYTSGDSKGLYSFRFNEENGTATALSEAEVENPSYLVPSADGKFIYAVSEFSNEQAAANAFAFNKEEGTFRLLNTQKTGGEDPCYIITNGSNVVTANYSGGSISVFPIDKDGSLLPASEVVKFKGSGADKERQEKPHLHCVRITPDGKYLFADDLGTDQIHKFIVNPNAKADNEDVFLKEGSPASYKVEAGSGPRHLTFAPNGSYAYLINELSGTVIAFEYNDGELKEIQTIAADTVGAKGSGDIHISPDGKFLYASNRLKADGLAIFSIHPENGMLTKVGYQLTGIHPRNFIITPNGKYLLVACRDSNVIQVYERDTDTGLLTDIRKDIKVDKPVCIKFVP, via the coding sequence ATGCTAAAAACTTTTGCAACCATCTGTATTATCGGTATGTTCACATCTAGTTGTACATCAAAAAAGGCTTCCCGGACCGAAGGCTCCCATGAAGCAGAACAGGACCTGACAATGATTGTCGGTACTTACACTTCGGGAGACAGTAAAGGTCTCTATAGTTTCCGATTCAATGAAGAAAACGGAACCGCAACCGCACTCAGTGAAGCGGAAGTGGAAAACCCATCTTATCTCGTACCTTCTGCCGACGGCAAATTCATCTATGCAGTCAGCGAATTCAGCAACGAACAAGCTGCTGCCAACGCATTTGCTTTCAATAAGGAGGAAGGAACTTTCCGACTGCTGAATACGCAGAAAACCGGAGGCGAAGATCCTTGCTACATCATTACCAACGGAAGTAATGTGGTTACTGCCAATTACAGTGGAGGAAGCATTTCTGTCTTCCCGATCGATAAGGACGGTTCACTTCTCCCCGCTTCTGAGGTGGTGAAGTTCAAAGGTTCGGGAGCCGACAAGGAACGTCAGGAGAAACCGCATCTGCATTGTGTCCGCATCACGCCGGATGGCAAATACTTATTTGCAGACGATCTGGGCACGGACCAGATACACAAATTTATTGTTAATCCGAATGCAAAGGCAGACAATGAAGATGTTTTTCTGAAAGAAGGAAGTCCCGCCTCTTATAAAGTAGAAGCCGGTTCGGGTCCCCGCCATCTGACATTTGCACCGAATGGAAGCTATGCGTATCTCATCAATGAACTATCGGGAACAGTCATTGCGTTTGAATATAACGACGGAGAGTTAAAAGAAATTCAGACTATTGCTGCCGACACTGTGGGAGCCAAAGGAAGTGGTGATATTCATATCAGCCCGGACGGCAAATTCCTGTATGCAAGTAACCGGCTAAAGGCTGACGGGCTGGCGATCTTCAGTATCCATCCGGAAAACGGTATGCTGACGAAAGTCGGTTATCAACTGACAGGCATTCACCCGCGCAATTTCATTATCACGCCTAACGGCAAGTATTTGCTGGTGGCTTGTCGGGATAGTAATGTGATACAGGTTTATGAAAGGGATACGGATACAGGATTACTGACGGATATACGTAAAGATATAAAGGTGGACAAGCCTGTCTGCATTAAGTTTGTACCATAA
- a CDS encoding sugar porter family MFS transporter, with protein sequence MKSYNKKFVYSICLVSAMGGLLFGYDWVVIGGAKPFYELYFGIADSPTMQGLAMSVALLGCLIGAMVAGMMADRYGRKPLLLISAFIFLSSAYATGAFSVFSWFLAARFLGGIGIGIASGLSPMYIAEVAPTSIRGKLVSLNQLTIVLGILGAQIANWLIAEPIPADFTPADICASWNGQMGWRWMFWGAAFPAAVFLLLACFIPESPRWLAMKGKREKAWSVLSRIGGNRYAEQELQMVEQTSASKSEGGLKLLFSRPFRKVLVLGVIVAVFQQWCGTNVIFNYAQEIFQSAGYSLGDVLFNIVVTGVANVIFTFVAIYTVERLGRRALMLLGAGGLAGIYLVLGTCYFFQVSGFFMVVLVVLAIACYAMSLGPITWVLLAEIFPNRVRGVAMATCTFALWVGSFTLTYTFPLLNTALGSYGTFWIYSAICVFGFLFFLRALPETKGKSLETLEKDLIK encoded by the coding sequence ATGAAAAGTTATAATAAAAAGTTTGTCTATTCCATTTGTTTGGTTTCTGCGATGGGCGGTCTGCTCTTTGGGTATGACTGGGTGGTAATCGGAGGAGCGAAACCTTTCTATGAACTCTATTTCGGTATTGCCGATTCGCCGACGATGCAGGGACTGGCTATGAGTGTAGCCTTGCTTGGCTGTCTGATCGGTGCTATGGTAGCCGGTATGATGGCTGACCGCTATGGCAGGAAACCTCTCTTGCTGATTTCCGCATTTATCTTTTTATCTTCCGCATACGCTACCGGTGCATTTTCCGTATTCAGCTGGTTTTTGGCAGCACGCTTTTTGGGAGGTATCGGCATCGGTATCGCTTCGGGGCTGTCTCCGATGTACATTGCCGAAGTAGCTCCTACTTCCATCCGGGGGAAACTGGTATCCCTCAATCAACTGACTATTGTATTAGGAATCCTTGGCGCACAAATAGCCAACTGGCTGATAGCCGAGCCTATACCTGCCGACTTTACGCCTGCCGATATCTGTGCTTCATGGAACGGGCAGATGGGATGGCGCTGGATGTTTTGGGGAGCAGCATTTCCGGCAGCGGTATTCTTGCTGCTAGCCTGTTTTATTCCCGAAAGTCCCCGTTGGCTGGCAATGAAAGGCAAGAGAGAGAAAGCATGGAGTGTACTTAGCCGGATAGGAGGAAACCGCTATGCGGAGCAGGAACTTCAGATGGTGGAACAAACTTCTGCTTCCAAGTCGGAAGGAGGATTGAAATTATTGTTCAGTCGCCCGTTCCGTAAGGTACTCGTACTGGGTGTTATCGTGGCTGTGTTCCAGCAATGGTGCGGTACGAATGTGATTTTCAATTATGCACAGGAAATATTCCAGTCGGCGGGTTATTCGCTGGGTGATGTACTCTTTAATATTGTGGTGACCGGTGTAGCGAATGTGATCTTTACGTTTGTGGCTATCTATACGGTCGAACGTTTGGGGCGCCGTGCTTTGATGCTTTTGGGGGCTGGAGGACTGGCAGGTATTTATCTGGTTCTCGGCACGTGTTACTTTTTTCAGGTCAGCGGTTTCTTTATGGTAGTGCTGGTAGTGTTGGCGATAGCTTGTTATGCCATGTCTCTGGGGCCTATCACGTGGGTACTGCTTGCTGAGATATTCCCCAACCGCGTGCGTGGTGTGGCTATGGCAACCTGTACTTTCGCTTTGTGGGTCGGTAGTTTCACGCTTACCTACACATTTCCGTTGCTGAATACTGCATTGGGCAGTTACGGCACATTCTGGATTTATTCGGCTATCTGCGTCTTCGGCTTCCTTTTCTTCCTGCGTGCATTGCCTGAGACAAAAGGGAAATCGCTGGAGACATTGGAGAAAGATCTGATAAAATAA
- a CDS encoding FecR family protein, whose translation MKNYIQQIIELFGHNEYSLATRRKVQRWLADDNHAEEKKEALHTLWQQAGEQKVPRGMQQSILRMQQNLGMQSVGSGKKYQLLIWRAAAIFLLAVSSVSIYLMLEKDKLQKDLVECFIPTAEIRELTLPDGTRVMLNSRSTLLYPEQFAGKTRSVYLIGEANFQVKPDEKHPFIVKANDFQITALGTEFNVNAYPENNELIATLLEGSVKVEFNNLISNVILKPNEQITYNKQTRKRSLQSPRIEDVTAWQRGELVFSDMHLDEIFTSLERKFPYTFVYSLHSLNNKSYSFRFQQQATLEEVMKIITQVAGDVKYIIKGNKCYITDKI comes from the coding sequence ATGAAAAACTATATTCAACAGATCATAGAGTTATTCGGGCATAATGAGTATTCATTGGCTACGCGTAGAAAAGTGCAGCGATGGTTGGCTGACGACAATCATGCGGAAGAAAAAAAAGAAGCACTTCACACGTTGTGGCAACAAGCGGGAGAACAGAAAGTACCTCGCGGAATGCAACAGTCCATATTACGGATGCAACAAAATCTGGGAATGCAGTCTGTCGGTTCCGGTAAAAAGTATCAGTTACTTATATGGAGAGCAGCAGCTATTTTCCTGTTGGCAGTATCGTCTGTTTCTATCTATCTGATGTTGGAGAAAGACAAACTGCAAAAAGACTTGGTAGAATGTTTCATACCAACGGCGGAAATACGTGAACTTACATTGCCCGATGGTACCCGGGTGATGCTAAATTCGAGAAGCACCTTACTGTACCCGGAGCAGTTTGCCGGTAAGACCAGAAGTGTATATTTGATTGGCGAAGCAAATTTCCAGGTAAAGCCGGATGAAAAACATCCTTTTATAGTGAAAGCCAATGATTTTCAAATAACAGCTTTAGGTACAGAGTTTAACGTGAATGCCTATCCGGAGAACAATGAACTGATTGCAACTCTGCTGGAAGGTAGTGTGAAGGTAGAATTTAATAATCTGATATCTAATGTAATACTTAAACCCAATGAGCAGATAACGTATAATAAACAGACCCGGAAACGTAGCCTCCAATCGCCTCGGATAGAGGATGTGACTGCCTGGCAGCGTGGAGAACTGGTTTTCAGTGATATGCATCTCGATGAGATTTTTACGAGTCTCGAACGCAAATTTCCCTATACCTTTGTTTATAGCCTTCACAGCCTGAACAATAAATCGTATAGTTTCCGTTTCCAACAGCAAGCCACTTTGGAAGAGGTGATGAAGATAATAACGCAGGTGGCAGGGGATGTGAAATATATAATTAAGGGGAATAAATGCTATATAACTGATAAAATATAG
- a CDS encoding beta-N-acetylglucosaminidase: MKNNKIYLLGACLLCAVTTFAQNVSLQPPPQQLIVQNKTIDLPAVYQLNGGEEANPHAVKVLKELLSGKQSSKKGMLISIGEKGDKSVRKYSRQIPDHKEGYYLSVNEKEIVLAGNDERGTYYALQTFAQLLKDGKLPEVEIKDYPSVRYRGVVEGFYGTPWSHQARLSQLKFYGKNKMNTYIYGPKDDPYHSAPNWRLPYPDKEAAQLQELVAVANENEVDFVWAIHPGQDIKWNKEDRDLLLAKFEKMYQLGVRSFAVFFDDISGEGTNPQKQAELLNYIDEKFAQVKPDINQLVMCPTEYNKSWSNPNGNYLTTLGDKLNPSIQIMWTGDRVISDITRDGISWINERIKRPAYIWWNFPVSDYVRDHLLLGPVYGNDTTIAKEMSGFVTNPMEHAESSKIAIYSVASYAWNPAKYDTWQTWKDAIRTILPSAAEELECFAMHNSDLGPNGHGYRREESMDIQPAAERFLKAFKEGKNYDKADFETLQYTFERMKESADILLMNTENKPLIVEITPWVHQFKLTAEMGEEVLKMVEGRNESYFLRKYNHVKALQQQMFYIDQTSNQNPYQPGVKTATRVIKPLIDRTFATVVKFFNQKFNAHLDATTDYMPHKMISNVEQIKNLPLQVKANRVLISPANEVVKWAAGNSVEIELDAIYPGENIQINFGKDAPCTWGRLEISTDGKEWKTVDLKQKESRLSAGLQKAPVKFVRFTNVSDEEQQVYLRQFVLTIEKK, encoded by the coding sequence ATGAAAAACAACAAGATTTATCTGTTGGGAGCCTGCCTCCTGTGTGCTGTTACTACCTTTGCGCAGAATGTTAGTCTGCAACCTCCTCCTCAACAACTCATTGTTCAAAACAAGACCATCGATCTGCCTGCTGTCTATCAGCTGAATGGCGGGGAAGAAGCCAATCCGCATGCTGTAAAGGTACTGAAAGAACTGCTTTCCGGTAAGCAAAGCAGCAAGAAAGGGATGCTTATTTCTATTGGTGAGAAAGGTGACAAGAGTGTGCGTAAATATAGCCGCCAGATTCCTGACCACAAAGAAGGCTATTACCTGTCTGTGAATGAGAAGGAAATCGTACTGGCCGGAAACGACGAACGAGGTACTTATTACGCTCTGCAAACTTTTGCGCAATTGCTGAAAGACGGAAAGCTGCCCGAAGTAGAAATCAAAGATTACCCTTCTGTACGGTATCGGGGAGTGGTAGAAGGGTTTTACGGAACTCCCTGGAGCCATCAGGCACGCCTCAGCCAACTGAAGTTTTACGGTAAAAACAAGATGAACACTTATATATACGGTCCGAAAGATGATCCGTATCATAGTGCTCCCAACTGGCGTTTGCCTTATCCCGACAAAGAAGCTGCCCAGTTGCAGGAATTGGTGGCGGTAGCCAACGAAAATGAAGTTGACTTTGTATGGGCGATCCATCCGGGACAGGATATCAAATGGAATAAGGAAGATCGTGATCTTCTGCTCGCTAAATTTGAGAAGATGTATCAGCTCGGTGTCCGTTCGTTCGCCGTATTCTTTGATGATATCTCCGGTGAAGGTACTAATCCGCAGAAACAAGCGGAACTACTGAACTACATTGATGAGAAATTCGCACAGGTAAAACCGGATATAAACCAACTGGTGATGTGCCCTACGGAATATAATAAAAGCTGGTCGAACCCTAATGGCAATTATCTGACTACGCTGGGCGATAAACTCAATCCTTCCATTCAGATCATGTGGACGGGAGACCGTGTCATTTCCGATATTACCCGTGACGGCATTTCATGGATTAACGAACGAATCAAGCGTCCGGCTTATATCTGGTGGAACTTCCCGGTGTCCGATTATGTGCGCGATCATCTGCTTCTCGGTCCTGTGTATGGCAACGATACTACGATTGCCAAAGAGATGTCGGGCTTTGTAACCAATCCGATGGAACATGCCGAATCGTCAAAGATAGCGATTTATAGTGTGGCAAGTTATGCCTGGAATCCTGCCAAGTATGATACATGGCAGACGTGGAAGGATGCGATCCGTACCATTCTGCCAAGTGCAGCGGAAGAACTTGAATGCTTTGCAATGCACAATTCCGACTTGGGACCTAACGGACATGGATACCGCCGCGAAGAATCTATGGATATCCAACCGGCTGCCGAACGTTTCCTGAAAGCGTTCAAAGAAGGCAAAAATTACGATAAGGCAGATTTCGAGACTCTTCAATATACGTTCGAACGTATGAAAGAATCCGCCGATATCCTGTTGATGAATACGGAGAACAAACCGTTGATTGTGGAAATCACTCCTTGGGTGCATCAGTTTAAACTGACGGCTGAAATGGGAGAAGAAGTGCTGAAGATGGTAGAAGGCCGGAATGAATCTTATTTTCTGCGGAAATACAATCATGTGAAGGCTTTGCAGCAACAGATGTTCTATATCGATCAGACGAGTAATCAGAATCCTTATCAACCGGGAGTAAAGACAGCTACGCGAGTGATAAAACCATTAATTGACCGGACTTTTGCCACAGTTGTGAAATTCTTCAATCAAAAGTTTAATGCTCATCTGGATGCCACTACCGATTATATGCCGCATAAGATGATCAGTAATGTGGAGCAGATCAAGAACCTGCCGTTGCAGGTGAAAGCGAACCGTGTACTCATTTCTCCTGCCAATGAAGTTGTGAAATGGGCGGCTGGAAACAGTGTTGAAATAGAACTGGATGCTATCTATCCGGGAGAGAATATTCAGATAAACTTTGGTAAGGATGCTCCTTGTACATGGGGACGCCTTGAAATCTCTACGGACGGCAAGGAATGGAAAACGGTGGATCTGAAGCAGAAAGAAAGCAGATTGTCGGCCGGTTTGCAGAAAGCTCCTGTGAAGTTTGTCCGCTTCACGAATGTGAGTGATGAAGAACAGCAGGTCTATTTGCGCCAGTTTGTTCTGACTATAGAGAAGAAATAA
- a CDS encoding AraC family transcriptional regulator, translating to MVKLKDGFTGERALVLPRIIVDKMEEDPLTSMLHITDIGYYPKAKHHFRERKEPINQYVFIYCIDGAGSYRIGDQEYTVSANQYFILPAGVPHSYASNKSTPWTIYWIHFKGILAPFYAKDANRPMDIQSEQHSRISTRINLFEEIFNTLKNGYSNENLRYAFSMFHFYLGTLRYVQQYRNAGTNEAEDEGIVNVAIHYMKENMEKHLSLEEISTQIGYSPSHFSMLFKKQTGHSPLTYFNLLKMQQACLLLDTTDMKINQICYKIGIEDTYYFSRLFSKIMGMSPREYRKSKKG from the coding sequence ATGGTAAAACTAAAAGATGGATTTACCGGGGAAAGAGCCTTAGTATTGCCCCGCATCATCGTTGATAAGATGGAAGAGGACCCGCTGACCTCCATGCTGCATATCACTGACATCGGATATTATCCCAAAGCCAAGCATCATTTTCGGGAACGGAAAGAGCCCATCAATCAATATGTCTTCATCTATTGTATTGATGGTGCCGGATCTTACCGGATCGGAGACCAGGAATATACCGTCTCCGCCAATCAGTATTTTATTCTTCCGGCAGGAGTCCCGCATTCTTATGCTTCCAACAAATCGACGCCATGGACTATTTACTGGATTCACTTCAAAGGTATTCTTGCTCCGTTCTATGCCAAAGACGCCAACCGTCCGATGGATATTCAGTCCGAACAACACTCCCGCATCAGTACGCGGATCAACCTGTTTGAAGAGATATTCAATACACTCAAAAATGGTTATAGCAACGAGAACCTGCGTTATGCGTTTTCTATGTTTCACTTTTATTTGGGAACGTTACGCTATGTCCAGCAATATCGTAATGCAGGCACCAATGAGGCAGAAGACGAGGGAATAGTGAACGTTGCCATCCACTACATGAAAGAGAATATGGAGAAACATCTGAGTCTGGAAGAGATATCAACACAAATCGGATATTCTCCGTCGCACTTCTCCATGTTGTTCAAAAAGCAAACGGGACACAGTCCGCTTACTTACTTTAATCTGCTAAAGATGCAGCAGGCCTGCCTGTTGCTGGATACCACCGATATGAAGATAAATCAGATATGCTATAAAATAGGTATTGAAGATACTTATTATTTTTCCCGCCTATTCAGTAAGATCATGGGAATGTCACCGCGGGAATATCGTAAATCAAAAAAAGGCTGA